One Citrus sinensis cultivar Valencia sweet orange chromosome 5, DVS_A1.0, whole genome shotgun sequence genomic window, CCCTTAAATTTACGATAATACCCCACCATGGATGGTTCCGTTGAAATGCCGCCTTACAGTGAAAGGCCTAAGAAGGGTTTTAACTTCACACCCATGCGCTTGATCTTAACCCTCGTTTTCCCaattttaactttcttttctttggcaTTTTTGATCGGGATCGTTGCTGTTTTATTCGGCGAATCATCAGTTTCGAGTTCTATTTTTGTCCCTTCCCAGTGCAAGATAGTGTCCAGCAGTaagctttttcaaaattttcaatttttttaattaatgaagctaaaaaattttattaatttttgaattttttttaatgattttgaagGTGTTGATATAAGGTCATCAAAGGTTTGTGAACTTGGGGTGTTGAATTATAAGGCGAAGCGTGTGTTTTATCCATTTGAAGCAAGTAAATTTCGCTGTCGGTATGATTACTATTGGGCTTCTATCTTCAAGGTATTCATACATTTTCTCAACTTTAATTACTAACCTGTACTATAAGCTTCTTAGTGGCGGTcttgttttgtgtttttgaTGAATGTGTTTAAGGGTCAGTTTGGGAATGCTGGTAATAGGATGTTGTTAGTGTTTGGCAGTAAATTTGCTATGCATAATTCAGCAATGTGCTTGATTTTGGTTATTgtcttttacaatttttaggTGGAGTACTTAGATCATTCACTGGGACAAACGCGACTAGCATTTGCAGAGGCTCCAAATGAAGCACTTCCTCATAGTTGTAGACCTAATTTTGGTGCTGCTTGGTTGACCAAAGATAAGTTCAAGGTTGGGGTCGGCAATGCAGAGCTTCTGtgtgtattaaaatttgaagccTAGTAAATGAATTTCTAATTTACTTAtagtgtttgttttttcttgaCAGAAATGAATGCTAACACAAGATTTTCCCATTGTTTCCTTTTGTTTAGGTAAATGAAACTTATGATTGCTGGTACACAATTGGCATTTCCAAAGTGAGCTTGTATCGTGATGGCTTTTTTAGCTGCCAGGCGAAAGATCCATCTATGGCTGAGATGATTAGACGTTACTCCATCCTGTGAGTAGATTATACacttcattattattgttgctgttgttattgttattactactgtccttttcttttacttttgaatttttttctcattttgtttgCTTCATAAATGGCTGTGGTTGCATTCTGGGCATTAGTCATTTCTGTGGATTAGTTTCCTTGCTTAATGAgggtattttttatataaaaaaaattctaacaagATTGCATGTCAGTGTAAGAGGCACACACAGATGTAGGAGAATGATGCAGAGAATATATTGTGTAATAAATGTATGGTACAGTTTATTATTCATCTGATTAGTTCTAAGCATGGTAATAGTAGTAATATCTTAGCATGAGAATAGTCTATAATCATTTTCTGAagaattcttttgttttaagaAATCAATGAAACTATAAGGGCAAATCTGGTATTTATGCCTGATTTTCACAAATGACCCTGGTCCTACCTTTAATGTGTTAATGAAACCATGAAGGGTTAGTTGTTGGTGGTTACCTAGGATAGAACTGGAGGGTGTATACCTTCCTTGTTCTTGTCCATGATCTACCTCTTAATCAGCCTCCCAACTTTGGACTCCTTTTTAACCCATTTCTATCAAATACAATAATCAATGCATAAAGTTGATGCCCACAGTCAGATATATTGGATGAGGAGTTGGAAATGAAGTTTTGACAACTTTACTTTCATATATCAACGGTCATGTCATCATGCtcctcaagaaattaaaattccaCTTCCAAACCTGAGGGGCTGAGCTGCAAACCATTTTAGGTTTGATGGCTACATTGTGGTGACGAATAAATCTGCATTCTACATGGtacaatattgaaattttcataAGGTTAATGCTTCATAAATTACGAAACAAGGGCAACTCAGTAGTGCCTAGATATACGTGAACCTCCATGATTTGGAAAATATCAGAACAAATTATATGGAAGGTTTTTGAAACATATCCTGACAATTCGAGGGAGGTTCTcaacaaatttcttcattttgaggGAAAGCCATTTATGAATCTAAAACTATGGGGTGCATTAATGGCAGACTGCTGGAAAGGTTTGTGATATTTTACCCTGATTGAAAAGACCAAT contains:
- the LOC102628807 gene encoding uncharacterized protein LOC102628807 — translated: MDGSVEMPPYSERPKKGFNFTPMRLILTLVFPILTFFSLAFLIGIVAVLFGESSVSSSIFVPSQCKIVSSSVDIRSSKVCELGVLNYKAKRVFYPFEASKFRCRYDYYWASIFKVEYLDHSLGQTRLAFAEAPNEALPHSCRPNFGAAWLTKDKFKVNETYDCWYTIGISKVSLYRDGFFSCQAKDPSMAEMIRRYSILSVKILQSWFTSKKKAKYLSWEIVAGLTTGFLTSLITISVVGILQQMKPWMLARVFTRTCFKRACFLVVYLSVMGWVAMLYGEKLGLLKIFHSL